Proteins encoded by one window of Mycolicibacterium cosmeticum:
- a CDS encoding single-stranded DNA-binding protein yields the protein MAGDTTITVVGNLTADPELRFTPSGAAVANFTVASTPRTFDRQTNEWKDGEALFLRCNIWREAAENVAESLTRGSRVIVTGRLKQRSFETREGEKRTVVEVEVDEIGPSLRYATAKVNKASRGGGGGGFGGGSSQPRSAEPKDDPWGSAPAAGSYSGADEEPPF from the coding sequence GTGGCTGGTGATACCACCATCACTGTTGTCGGAAATCTGACCGCCGACCCGGAACTGCGGTTCACGCCGTCCGGTGCGGCTGTCGCGAACTTCACGGTGGCGTCCACGCCCCGGACGTTCGACCGCCAGACCAATGAGTGGAAGGACGGCGAAGCGCTGTTCCTCCGCTGCAACATCTGGCGGGAGGCGGCCGAGAACGTGGCCGAGAGCCTCACCCGGGGTTCCCGCGTGATCGTCACCGGCCGGCTCAAGCAGCGGTCCTTCGAAACCCGCGAGGGTGAGAAGCGCACCGTCGTCGAGGTCGAGGTCGACGAGATCGGTCCGTCCCTGCGGTATGCGACGGCCAAGGTGAACAAGGCCAGCCGCGGTGGCGGCGGCGGTGGATTCGGCGGCGGATCGAGTCAGCCGCGCAGTGCGGAGCCGAAAGACGATCCGTGGGGCAGCGCCCCCGCGGCCGGCTCCTACAGCGGCGCTGACGAAGAACCGCCCTTCTGA
- a CDS encoding DUF5318 family protein — translation MRLQRQVVDYALRRRSLLAEVYSGRTGVTEVCDANPYLLRAAKYHGKPSSVMCPICRKEQLTLVSWVFGDHLGPVSGSARTAEELVLLATRYDEFAVHVVEVCRTCSWNHLVKSYVLGTPRPPKAPKAPRTRTARSGARTASE, via the coding sequence GTGCGATTGCAGCGACAGGTGGTGGATTACGCGCTCCGGCGCCGATCCCTGCTGGCCGAGGTGTACTCCGGGCGGACCGGTGTCACCGAGGTGTGCGACGCCAATCCCTACTTATTGCGCGCCGCCAAGTACCACGGGAAGCCCAGTTCGGTGATGTGCCCGATCTGCCGCAAGGAACAGCTCACCCTGGTGTCGTGGGTCTTCGGTGACCACCTCGGTCCGGTGTCGGGTTCGGCCCGCACCGCCGAAGAGTTGGTCCTGCTGGCGACGCGCTACGACGAGTTCGCGGTACATGTGGTGGAGGTATGCCGGACCTGCAGTTGGAATCACCTGGTCAAGTCCTACGTGTTGGGAACGCCGAGGCCGCCCAAGGCCCCCAAGGCGCCCCGCACTCGAACGGCGCGTTCCGGCGCGCGTACGGCCAGTGAATAG
- a CDS encoding antitoxin VbhA family protein, with amino-acid sequence MVTVLDEHREVSRRKRTVHAARRSSELEGSQSTAATRADQDAYIRGHIRAPELVHRVRCRYNVERRHSPWLPSEPIYDERT; translated from the coding sequence GTGGTGACAGTGTTAGATGAGCACCGGGAGGTCTCGCGTCGAAAGCGGACGGTGCACGCCGCCCGCCGCAGCAGCGAACTTGAGGGCTCACAGAGCACTGCTGCCACCCGGGCTGACCAGGACGCGTACATCCGAGGACATATCCGTGCTCCAGAACTAGTACACCGCGTCCGATGCCGGTACAACGTCGAGCGTCGACACAGCCCGTGGCTACCTAGTGAACCCATCTACGATGAGAGGACTTAG
- a CDS encoding abortive infection family protein, giving the protein MRKVLEAVVRRPRHARPIIDALLVDLRALGCFTNGIIEQDVISRVAAAFATQGYELTAEGELRRLGAVDLSTGGRLALDEQLERLLRAEDDPALAIGSAKDLLEAIAKFVLDELDWPHSEKDDFSKLWYFARERLGLLPQNVAAGPAQAEIRAVLQSSWTIASKVNELRNDHGTGHGRTLPTGITPEIAQMVVREACSVGELALTTLDRQVGRR; this is encoded by the coding sequence GTGCGTAAGGTGCTCGAAGCGGTCGTTAGGAGGCCCCGGCACGCGCGCCCGATCATCGATGCCTTGCTGGTCGACCTCCGAGCACTTGGGTGCTTTACAAACGGAATCATTGAGCAAGATGTGATTTCAAGAGTTGCCGCGGCGTTCGCGACTCAAGGGTATGAGCTGACCGCCGAGGGTGAGCTCCGTCGACTGGGCGCAGTGGACCTATCGACCGGCGGCAGGCTGGCGCTCGATGAACAACTGGAGAGGTTGCTACGTGCAGAGGACGACCCCGCCCTTGCTATTGGCTCCGCCAAAGATCTTCTGGAGGCGATAGCGAAGTTCGTCCTCGACGAGCTGGATTGGCCGCACAGCGAAAAGGATGACTTCAGCAAGCTTTGGTACTTCGCGCGTGAGCGTCTGGGTCTTTTACCCCAGAACGTGGCGGCGGGGCCTGCGCAAGCTGAAATACGTGCAGTTCTCCAATCATCGTGGACTATCGCTTCGAAGGTAAACGAACTGCGCAACGACCATGGGACTGGCCATGGGCGGACGCTCCCGACCGGCATCACGCCGGAGATTGCTCAAATGGTCGTCCGTGAGGCCTGCAGCGTAGGCGAGCTGGCGCTCACCACACTCGATCGCCAGGTCGGTCGCCGGTAG
- the rplI gene encoding 50S ribosomal protein L9 has protein sequence MKLILTAEVDHLGVAGDAVEVKDGYGRNYLLPRGLAIVATRGAERQADEIRRARETKEIRGVEHANEVKQAIEALGPVALPVRAGEGGKLFGSVTQASVVAAIKKAGGPNLDKRTVELPKAHIKTVGTHPVGVRLHAGVTVSVPLNVVAE, from the coding sequence ATGAAGCTGATTCTCACCGCTGAGGTCGACCACCTGGGTGTCGCCGGCGACGCCGTCGAGGTCAAGGACGGCTACGGCCGTAACTACCTGCTCCCGCGTGGGCTGGCCATCGTCGCCACCCGTGGCGCCGAGCGTCAGGCCGACGAGATCCGTCGGGCCCGCGAGACCAAGGAGATCCGCGGCGTCGAGCACGCCAACGAGGTCAAGCAGGCCATCGAGGCGCTCGGCCCGGTCGCGCTGCCCGTGCGGGCCGGCGAGGGCGGCAAGCTCTTCGGTTCGGTCACCCAGGCCTCCGTGGTCGCCGCCATCAAGAAGGCCGGCGGCCCGAACCTGGACAAGCGCACCGTCGAGTTGCCCAAGGCGCACATCAAGACCGTCGGGACGCACCCGGTCGGGGTGCGGCTGCATGCGGGCGTCACCGTGTCGGTGCCGCTCAACGTCGTCGCCGAGTAG
- the rpsR gene encoding 30S ribosomal protein S18, with product MAKSSNKRRPAPEKPVKTRKCVFCSKKGKNQDIDYKDTALLRTYISERGKIRARRVTGNCVQHQRDVAVAVKNAREVALLPFGSSTR from the coding sequence ATGGCCAAATCCAGCAACAAGCGGCGGCCGGCGCCCGAGAAGCCGGTCAAGACCCGCAAGTGCGTGTTCTGCTCCAAGAAGGGCAAGAACCAGGACATCGACTACAAGGACACCGCGCTGCTGCGCACCTACATCAGCGAGCGCGGCAAGATCCGTGCCCGTCGGGTGACCGGCAACTGCGTCCAGCACCAGCGCGACGTCGCCGTCGCCGTGAAGAACGCCCGTGAGGTGGCTCTGCTGCCGTTCGGTTCGTCGACGCGGTAA
- a CDS encoding glycosyltransferase family 87 protein: protein MASPESPAPLAQAESPAPLAQDLRSADDRDLPSRTDVLGSALSQTIGGPVGRHALIGRARFFTPLRAMLVIGVIFLALGYSTKAACLQSTSTGTAAQRVANWENQRAYYELCYSDTVPLYTAELLNQGKFPYKSSWVDVDSTGKPNVQYDGSPAIRYMEYPVLTGIYQYLSMTLAKTYSALTTLVSVPKVAEVVMFFNISAFGLALAWLATVWATALLAGRRIWDAALVAGSPLLIFQIFTNFDALAVACATGALLAWARRKPVLAGLLIGVGVALKLYPLLLLVPLVLLALRTGRWRAVGTTALTAVVTWIVVNLPVLVLFPRGWSEFFRLNARRGDDMDSLYNVVKSFTGWKGFDPHLGFWEPPSVTNAVTAVLFALCCVGIGYVALTARQRPRVAQLAFLVVAAFLMTNKVWSPQYSLWLVPLAVLALPHRRILLAWMTIDALVWIPRMLFLYGEQNRGLPEQWFTATVLLRDIAVLALIVLVIRQIYAPELDLVRRHGTIDDPSGGVFADAPDAFPTWVPAWLRPRPVSIGPEPAPESAPDVESAVSSATRG, encoded by the coding sequence CTGGCTTCTCCTGAATCGCCAGCACCGCTGGCCCAAGCTGAATCGCCAGCACCGCTGGCCCAAGATCTACGCAGCGCCGACGATCGAGACCTGCCCAGCCGCACCGACGTGCTCGGCTCCGCGCTGTCGCAGACCATCGGTGGCCCCGTGGGGCGGCACGCGCTGATCGGGCGGGCGCGGTTCTTCACCCCGTTGCGGGCGATGCTGGTGATCGGCGTGATCTTCCTGGCGCTGGGCTATTCGACGAAGGCGGCGTGCCTGCAGTCGACCAGCACCGGCACCGCGGCCCAACGCGTCGCCAACTGGGAGAACCAGCGGGCCTATTACGAGCTGTGCTATTCGGACACGGTGCCGCTGTACACCGCGGAACTGTTGAACCAGGGCAAGTTTCCGTACAAGTCCAGCTGGGTCGACGTGGACAGCACCGGCAAACCGAACGTCCAATACGACGGCAGCCCCGCCATCCGCTACATGGAATATCCGGTGCTCACCGGGATCTACCAGTACCTGTCCATGACGCTGGCCAAGACCTACTCGGCGCTCACCACGCTGGTGTCGGTGCCGAAGGTGGCCGAGGTGGTGATGTTCTTCAACATCTCGGCGTTCGGACTGGCGCTGGCCTGGCTGGCGACGGTGTGGGCGACGGCGCTGCTGGCCGGACGCCGCATCTGGGACGCCGCCCTGGTCGCGGGGTCTCCGCTGCTGATCTTCCAGATCTTCACCAACTTCGATGCGCTCGCGGTGGCCTGCGCCACCGGTGCCCTGCTGGCCTGGGCACGGCGAAAACCCGTCCTGGCCGGCCTTCTCATCGGTGTCGGGGTGGCGCTCAAGCTGTACCCGCTGCTGCTGTTGGTGCCGCTGGTGCTGTTGGCACTGCGCACCGGCCGCTGGCGTGCGGTCGGAACCACCGCGCTGACCGCGGTGGTCACCTGGATCGTCGTGAACCTGCCTGTGCTGGTGCTCTTTCCGCGCGGTTGGTCGGAGTTCTTCCGGCTCAACGCCCGCCGCGGGGACGATATGGATTCGCTGTACAACGTGGTGAAGTCGTTCACCGGCTGGAAGGGCTTCGACCCGCATCTCGGGTTCTGGGAGCCGCCGTCGGTGACCAATGCGGTGACGGCGGTGCTGTTCGCGCTGTGCTGCGTGGGCATCGGCTACGTGGCGCTGACCGCGCGGCAGCGGCCACGGGTGGCGCAGCTGGCCTTCCTGGTGGTGGCGGCGTTCCTGATGACCAACAAGGTGTGGAGCCCGCAGTACTCGCTGTGGCTGGTGCCGCTGGCTGTACTGGCGCTGCCGCATCGGCGAATCCTGTTGGCGTGGATGACCATCGACGCGCTGGTGTGGATCCCGCGGATGCTGTTCCTGTACGGCGAGCAGAATCGCGGCCTGCCCGAGCAGTGGTTCACCGCGACGGTGCTGCTGCGCGATATCGCGGTGCTGGCGCTCATCGTACTGGTGATCCGCCAGATCTATGCGCCCGAGCTGGATCTGGTGCGCCGGCACGGCACCATCGACGACCCGTCCGGCGGGGTGTTCGCCGACGCGCCCGATGCGTTCCCGACCTGGGTGCCGGCCTGGCTGCGGCCGCGCCCCGTCTCGATCGGGCCGGAGCCGGCGCCCGAATCCGCCCCCGACGTTGAAAGTGCCGTTTCATCCGCGACGCGCGGCTGA
- the rpsF gene encoding 30S ribosomal protein S6: protein MRPYEIMVILDPTLDERTVAPSLETFLNVIRKDGGSVDKVDIWGRRRLAYEIAKHAEGIYAVVDVKAEPATVSELDRQLNLNESVLRTKVMRTDKH, encoded by the coding sequence ATGCGTCCATACGAAATCATGGTCATTCTCGACCCCACTCTCGACGAGCGCACCGTAGCTCCCTCGCTGGAGACGTTCCTCAACGTCATCCGCAAGGACGGCGGTTCCGTCGACAAGGTCGACATCTGGGGCCGTCGCCGGCTGGCGTACGAGATCGCCAAGCACGCCGAGGGCATCTACGCCGTCGTCGACGTGAAGGCCGAGCCCGCCACGGTGTCCGAGCTCGACCGTCAGCTCAACCTGAACGAGTCCGTGCTGCGGACCAAGGTGATGCGGACCGACAAGCACTAG
- a CDS encoding DUF1707 SHOCT-like domain-containing protein — MAAWTRAKDSDRDATCRILDNALADGQLSGDEHRRRVSAAVTATTLGELEPLLADLQVPDDVRPAPVRRRRRRDLILVGAGVAAAVVIVAVAFGGGSEDPAPSSSPSPQQPSPETPVPESHVVLSTVAAPESAPDTVPPAVVKPARDLLTVDGLTAVVDSIRGRFGDTMGYELAITTDQAFLARPDPADDQQKMVYPYRGGWDDPSRRDRSDTDDLTDVAAFDIPATAAAVAAAPATLNIAPADVASTYLDVDYIAEQGGLELLVKITTTSGSTGYLYLDPAATVKRVENPS; from the coding sequence ATGGCCGCATGGACTCGGGCAAAGGACAGCGACCGCGACGCGACCTGCCGAATCCTGGACAACGCACTGGCCGACGGCCAGCTGTCCGGGGACGAGCACCGGCGCCGGGTGAGCGCCGCCGTGACGGCCACCACGCTCGGCGAGCTGGAGCCGCTGCTCGCCGATCTGCAGGTGCCCGACGACGTGCGCCCGGCACCGGTGCGCCGGCGGCGACGCCGCGATCTGATCCTGGTCGGGGCCGGGGTGGCGGCGGCCGTCGTCATCGTCGCCGTCGCGTTCGGCGGCGGGTCCGAGGACCCCGCACCGTCGAGCAGCCCGAGCCCGCAGCAGCCCAGTCCCGAAACGCCGGTCCCGGAATCGCATGTGGTGCTGAGCACCGTGGCCGCCCCGGAGAGCGCGCCGGACACCGTGCCGCCCGCCGTCGTGAAGCCGGCGCGGGACCTGCTCACCGTCGACGGGTTGACCGCCGTCGTCGACTCGATCCGCGGCCGGTTCGGCGACACCATGGGCTACGAACTCGCCATCACCACCGACCAGGCGTTCCTGGCCCGGCCGGATCCCGCCGACGATCAGCAGAAGATGGTGTACCCGTACCGCGGCGGCTGGGACGACCCGTCCCGGCGCGACCGGTCGGACACCGACGACCTCACCGATGTGGCCGCCTTCGACATCCCCGCCACCGCCGCCGCGGTGGCGGCCGCACCCGCGACGCTGAACATCGCCCCCGCCGATGTCGCGAGCACCTACCTGGACGTCGACTACATCGCCGAACAGGGTGGGCTGGAGCTGCTGGTGAAGATCACCACCACATCCGGCTCCACCGGCTACCTGTACCTGGATCCGGCCGCCACCGTGAAGCGCGTCGAGAATCCCAGCTGA
- the dnaB gene encoding replicative DNA helicase, translating into MAVVDDLGHHGVDEPPSEDFGRQPPQDMAAEQAVLGGMMLSKDAIADVLERMQPGDFYRPAHQDVAMVILDLYDRGEPADAVTVAAELDRRGQLRRVGGAPYLHTLISTVPTAANAGFYAGIVAEKALLRRLVEAGTRVVQYGYAGADGADVHDIVDRAQAEIYDVTDKRRQSEDFVPLEDLLQPTMDEIDAIASQGGISRGVPTGFIDLDEVTNGLHAGQMIIVAARPGVGKSTLGLDFMRSCSIKHRMASVIFSLEMSKSEIVMRLLSAEANIKLGDMRSGRMNDDDWTRLARRMSEISEAPLYIDDSPNLTMMEIRAKARRLKKKADLQLIVVDYMQLMTSGKKYESRQQEVSDFSRSLKLMAKELDVPVVAISQLNRGPEQRTDKRPQVSDLRESGSLEQDADMVILLHRPDAIDRDDPRGGEADLILGKHRNGPTANITVAHQLHLSRFTNMAR; encoded by the coding sequence GTGGCTGTCGTGGACGACCTCGGTCATCACGGTGTGGACGAGCCGCCCAGTGAGGATTTCGGGCGCCAGCCACCCCAGGACATGGCGGCCGAGCAGGCGGTGCTGGGCGGCATGATGCTCAGCAAGGACGCCATCGCGGACGTCCTGGAGCGCATGCAGCCCGGCGACTTCTACCGGCCCGCCCACCAAGACGTCGCGATGGTCATCCTGGATCTCTACGACCGCGGGGAGCCCGCCGACGCGGTGACCGTGGCGGCCGAGCTGGACCGGCGCGGCCAGCTGCGCCGGGTCGGTGGTGCGCCATATCTGCACACCCTGATCTCCACCGTGCCCACCGCGGCCAACGCCGGGTTCTACGCCGGGATCGTGGCCGAGAAGGCACTGCTGCGTCGGCTGGTCGAGGCCGGCACCCGGGTGGTGCAGTACGGGTACGCGGGAGCCGACGGCGCCGATGTGCACGACATCGTGGACCGGGCCCAGGCCGAGATCTACGACGTCACCGACAAGCGGCGCCAGTCCGAGGATTTCGTCCCGCTCGAGGATCTGCTGCAGCCCACCATGGACGAGATCGACGCGATCGCCTCGCAGGGCGGCATCTCCCGTGGCGTGCCGACCGGGTTCATCGACCTCGACGAGGTGACCAATGGGCTGCATGCCGGGCAGATGATCATCGTCGCGGCGAGGCCTGGTGTTGGGAAATCGACTCTGGGACTAGATTTTATGCGGTCCTGCTCCATCAAGCACCGGATGGCCAGCGTCATCTTCTCGCTGGAAATGAGCAAGTCCGAGATCGTGATGCGGCTGCTGTCGGCCGAGGCCAACATCAAGCTCGGAGACATGCGCTCCGGCCGGATGAACGATGACGACTGGACCCGGCTCGCCCGCCGTATGAGCGAGATCAGCGAGGCGCCGCTGTACATCGACGACTCGCCCAACCTGACCATGATGGAAATCCGGGCCAAGGCCCGGCGGCTGAAGAAGAAGGCAGACCTGCAGCTCATCGTCGTGGACTACATGCAGCTGATGACCTCGGGCAAGAAGTACGAGTCGCGTCAGCAGGAGGTGTCGGACTTTTCCCGAAGCCTCAAGCTGATGGCCAAGGAACTCGATGTCCCCGTGGTGGCGATCAGTCAGCTCAACCGTGGTCCCGAACAGCGCACCGACAAGCGGCCCCAGGTGTCGGATCTTCGCGAGTCGGGTTCACTCGAGCAGGACGCCGACATGGTCATCCTGTTGCACCGCCCCGACGCGATCGACCGTGACGATCCGCGCGGCGGTGAGGCCGACCTGATCCTGGGCAAGCACCGTAACGGGCCCACCGCGAATATCACTGTGGCGCACCAGCTGCACCTGTCGCGGTTCACGAATATGGCGCGGTAG
- a CDS encoding transglycosylase domain-containing protein has product MNSEGRHTRSAGDAEREQAAAPGAHRRANVAPDDRQTTLLPPVRNPTEPHLRDPIDVVKAALDGAPPRKPPSPPPVPPRPPVGGPPPGPTGPPKPPRAGFQWKWVRRAVYLGLVLFLVLPFVTFAMAYLIVDVPKPGDIRTAQVSTILASDGSELARIVPPEGNRVDVSINQIPVHVRDAVMAAEDRDFYSNPGFSLSGFARAFKNNIFGGDLQGGSTITQQYVKNALVGDARSGVGGLVRKAKELVISTKMSREWSKDQVLESYLNIIYFGRGAYGISAAAKAYFDKPVEQLNVAEGALLAALIQRPSTLDPAVDPEGAADRWNWVLDGMVDIGALSKTDRAAQVFPPTVPPEQASQQNQTTGPNGLIERQVTKELLDLFNINEQTLNTEGLQVTTTIDPTAQKAAEDAVTKTLDGQMPDMRAAAVSIDPKTGGIKAYYGGSDAQGFDFAQAGLPTGSSFKVFALVAALQQGIGLGYQIDSSPVTVNGIKITNVEGEGCGVCNIAEALKRSLNTSYYRLMLKLKNGPQDVADAAHQAGVAESFPGVDHTLSEDGKGGPPNNGIVLGQYQSRVLDMASAYATLANSGVYHKPHFVQKVVDSDGKVLFDASQQSDQGEQRIDKAVADNVTAAMQPIAGWSNGHNLAGGRPSAAKTGTNQLGDTGANRDAWMVGYTPSLSTAVWVGTTSGTKPLVNQWGGPVYGSGLPSDIWKATMDGALKGTDNESFPKPTEIGGYAGVPQAPPPPPPAPTPPPGMPSETVIQPTLEIAPGVTIPWGPPTTVPIGPPPPGDPNAPPPPPGAPPPP; this is encoded by the coding sequence GTGAATAGCGAAGGGCGCCATACGAGGTCAGCGGGGGATGCCGAACGGGAGCAGGCCGCTGCCCCGGGCGCACACCGCCGGGCCAACGTCGCGCCCGATGACCGGCAGACCACCCTGCTGCCGCCGGTGCGCAACCCCACCGAGCCGCACCTGCGCGACCCCATCGACGTCGTCAAGGCTGCACTCGACGGTGCGCCCCCGCGTAAACCGCCGTCACCACCGCCGGTGCCGCCGCGCCCGCCCGTCGGCGGGCCGCCGCCCGGCCCCACCGGGCCGCCCAAGCCGCCGCGCGCCGGCTTCCAGTGGAAGTGGGTGCGCCGGGCGGTCTACCTCGGGCTGGTGCTGTTCCTGGTGCTGCCGTTCGTCACGTTCGCGATGGCCTACCTCATCGTCGACGTGCCCAAGCCCGGGGACATCCGCACCGCGCAGGTGTCGACGATCCTGGCCAGCGACGGCAGCGAGCTGGCGAGAATCGTTCCGCCGGAAGGCAACCGCGTCGACGTCAGCATCAACCAGATCCCGGTGCACGTCCGTGACGCCGTGATGGCCGCCGAAGACCGGGACTTCTACAGCAATCCGGGCTTCTCGCTGTCCGGGTTCGCCCGCGCCTTCAAGAACAACATCTTCGGCGGTGACCTGCAGGGCGGATCGACCATCACCCAGCAGTACGTGAAGAACGCCTTGGTGGGCGACGCCCGCTCCGGGGTGGGCGGCCTGGTGCGAAAAGCGAAAGAACTCGTCATCTCGACGAAGATGTCGCGTGAGTGGAGCAAGGACCAGGTCCTGGAGTCCTACCTCAACATCATCTACTTCGGCCGCGGCGCCTACGGCATCTCGGCCGCCGCCAAGGCCTATTTCGACAAGCCCGTCGAACAGCTCAACGTCGCCGAGGGCGCGCTGCTGGCCGCGCTGATCCAGCGCCCGTCCACCCTGGACCCCGCCGTCGACCCGGAGGGCGCGGCCGACCGGTGGAACTGGGTGCTCGACGGCATGGTCGACATCGGCGCGCTGTCCAAGACCGACCGGGCCGCGCAGGTGTTCCCGCCGACGGTGCCACCCGAGCAGGCCAGCCAGCAGAACCAGACCACCGGGCCCAACGGCCTGATCGAACGGCAGGTCACCAAGGAGCTGCTGGACCTGTTCAACATCAACGAGCAGACGCTGAACACCGAGGGCCTGCAGGTCACCACCACCATCGACCCGACCGCGCAGAAGGCGGCCGAGGACGCGGTCACCAAGACGCTGGACGGGCAGATGCCCGATATGCGCGCGGCGGCGGTGTCCATCGACCCGAAGACCGGCGGCATCAAGGCCTACTACGGCGGATCGGATGCGCAGGGCTTCGATTTCGCGCAGGCCGGATTGCCGACGGGCTCGTCGTTCAAGGTGTTCGCGTTGGTGGCGGCGCTGCAGCAGGGCATCGGGCTGGGCTACCAGATCGACAGTTCACCCGTGACCGTCAACGGCATCAAGATCACCAACGTGGAGGGTGAGGGCTGCGGCGTCTGCAATATCGCCGAGGCGCTCAAGCGCTCGCTCAACACCAGCTACTACCGGCTGATGCTCAAACTCAAGAACGGGCCGCAGGACGTCGCCGACGCCGCGCACCAGGCCGGCGTCGCCGAGAGTTTCCCCGGTGTCGACCACACGCTGAGCGAGGACGGCAAGGGCGGGCCGCCGAACAACGGCATCGTGCTGGGCCAGTATCAGAGCCGGGTGCTCGACATGGCCTCGGCATATGCCACGCTGGCGAACTCCGGCGTCTATCACAAGCCGCACTTCGTGCAGAAGGTCGTCGACTCCGACGGCAAGGTGCTCTTCGACGCCTCGCAGCAGAGCGACCAGGGCGAGCAGCGCATCGACAAGGCGGTCGCCGACAACGTCACCGCGGCGATGCAGCCGATCGCCGGCTGGTCCAACGGCCACAACCTGGCGGGCGGGCGGCCCTCGGCGGCCAAGACCGGCACCAACCAGCTCGGTGACACCGGCGCCAACCGGGACGCGTGGATGGTCGGCTACACCCCGTCGCTGTCGACGGCGGTGTGGGTGGGCACCACCTCGGGCACCAAGCCGCTGGTGAACCAGTGGGGTGGCCCGGTGTACGGCTCCGGGCTGCCTTCGGACATCTGGAAGGCGACCATGGACGGTGCGCTCAAGGGCACCGACAACGAGTCGTTCCCCAAGCCCACCGAGATCGGTGGCTATGCCGGGGTGCCGCAGGCGCCGCCGCCACCGCCGCCGGCACCTACCCCGCCCCCGGGCATGCCGTCGGAAACGGTGATCCAGCCGACGCTGGAGATCGCGCCGGGGGTGACCATCCCGTGGGGTCCGCCGACCACGGTGCCGATCGGGCCGCCCCCGCCCGGTGATCCCAACGCGCCGCCCCCGCCACCCGGAGCGCCGCCGCCACCGTGA
- a CDS encoding DUF1707 SHOCT-like domain-containing protein, with protein MATRQTAATRARDSDRNDTCKVLDTALSEGQLSMEEHRQRVSAATNAATLGELQGLVSDLQVANASVKLPNLKPERSLATGAGAGWGLRLATAAVLVLLGIAIGWGLYGNTSSPLSFTTDPGAKADGIPGTVLTPPRQLQSLGGLTGLFEQMRQKFGDTKGYSITIFEDYASLTRPDPKEPRRALNYYYRGGWDDPSETSVSSDDKVVDLGAFDIPKMVGLIRGAAESVGINPTEVKSTHVSIEPNSDITQPPGSIEISIYVSPKFGNGGYLELNGDGTIKRVSYAS; from the coding sequence GTGGCGACACGGCAGACAGCAGCAACGCGGGCCAGGGACAGCGACCGTAACGACACCTGCAAGGTGCTCGACACCGCCTTGTCCGAGGGCCAGCTGTCCATGGAAGAGCATCGGCAGCGGGTCAGCGCCGCCACCAACGCGGCCACCCTGGGCGAGCTGCAAGGCCTGGTCAGCGACCTGCAGGTGGCCAACGCGTCGGTCAAGCTGCCCAACCTCAAGCCCGAGCGCAGCCTGGCCACCGGGGCCGGCGCGGGCTGGGGGCTGCGCCTGGCGACGGCCGCCGTGCTGGTGCTGCTCGGCATCGCCATCGGGTGGGGCCTGTACGGCAACACCTCGTCGCCGCTGAGCTTCACCACCGACCCGGGCGCCAAGGCCGACGGTATCCCCGGCACGGTGCTCACCCCGCCGCGGCAGTTGCAGTCGCTCGGCGGGCTGACCGGCCTTTTCGAGCAGATGCGGCAGAAGTTCGGGGACACCAAGGGCTACAGCATCACCATCTTCGAGGACTACGCCTCACTGACCCGGCCCGATCCGAAGGAGCCGCGGCGTGCGCTGAACTACTACTACCGCGGCGGCTGGGACGACCCGTCGGAGACCAGCGTCAGCAGCGATGACAAGGTGGTCGACCTGGGCGCGTTCGACATCCCGAAGATGGTCGGGTTGATCCGCGGGGCCGCCGAGAGCGTCGGCATCAACCCGACCGAGGTGAAGAGCACCCACGTCAGCATCGAGCCCAACAGCGATATCACCCAGCCGCCGGGCAGCATCGAAATCAGCATCTACGTCAGCCCGAAGTTCGGCAACGGCGGCTATCTCGAGCTCAACGGCGACGGCACCATCAAGCGCGTCAGCTACGCCAGCTGA